A region of Microbacterium suwonense DNA encodes the following proteins:
- a CDS encoding cytochrome ubiquinol oxidase subunit I — translation MDVLDIARWQFGIVTVYHFLMVPLTLGLGMCVAIMQTRWVRTGDEKFLRMTKFWGKVYLINFIIGVATGLVQEFQFGMAWSEYSRFVGDVFGAPLAMEGLLAFFVESTFLGIWIFGWGRLRKGLHLAALWCAVIGSWISAFFIIAANSWMQHPVGVELGADGRPVMTDVWAVLTNSTALAAYSHTILGALVVAGMFLLGISWYHLWRRRHDGIDSVDDAGRVIVGQTDAAPGRDRTDHGVWIWSLRFGAVVAILAFAGTVASGDIQGKLMYEQQPMKMAAAEAACHTGSSFSVLSLGDPGSTDCADVVTLIEIPGALGFLGTGEWGADMPGIRDLEPQYVDQYGKTIPDDALYGERAGTDVKYVPVMWVTYWGFRLMIGLGGVVAFGGVVALWLTRKGTVPRSPWIMRLALLGIIAPFAANIAGWIFTELGRQPFVVAPNPDATGVDGVFMFTAAAVSPGVTAGEVLFSVITLSVVYGVMLVIELYLLVKYVRGGVAASMPELSASDDTDDHPDGHRDDVLAFAY, via the coding sequence ATGGACGTGCTCGACATCGCCAGATGGCAGTTCGGCATCGTGACGGTGTACCACTTCCTGATGGTGCCCCTCACCCTGGGACTGGGCATGTGCGTGGCAATCATGCAGACCCGCTGGGTGCGCACTGGGGATGAGAAGTTCCTGCGCATGACGAAGTTCTGGGGCAAGGTCTATCTGATCAACTTCATCATCGGCGTCGCCACCGGTCTGGTTCAGGAGTTCCAGTTCGGCATGGCATGGAGCGAGTACTCCCGCTTCGTCGGCGACGTCTTCGGAGCGCCGCTCGCGATGGAGGGACTGCTGGCGTTCTTCGTCGAGTCGACCTTCCTCGGCATCTGGATCTTCGGCTGGGGGCGCCTGCGCAAGGGTCTGCACCTGGCGGCGCTGTGGTGCGCCGTGATCGGCTCGTGGATCTCGGCGTTCTTCATCATCGCCGCCAACTCCTGGATGCAGCATCCGGTCGGTGTCGAACTCGGCGCCGACGGACGACCTGTGATGACCGACGTCTGGGCGGTGCTCACCAACAGCACTGCGCTCGCCGCCTACAGTCACACCATCCTCGGCGCGCTGGTCGTGGCGGGTATGTTCCTGCTCGGCATCTCCTGGTACCACCTCTGGCGCCGCCGCCATGACGGCATCGACTCAGTCGACGACGCCGGTCGGGTCATCGTCGGGCAGACGGATGCCGCGCCCGGGCGCGACCGCACCGACCACGGCGTGTGGATCTGGTCGCTGCGGTTCGGCGCCGTCGTCGCAATCCTCGCGTTCGCAGGGACCGTGGCATCCGGAGACATTCAGGGCAAGCTCATGTACGAGCAGCAGCCCATGAAGATGGCGGCCGCGGAAGCCGCCTGCCATACCGGCTCCTCGTTCTCGGTGCTCTCGCTGGGAGACCCCGGCTCGACGGACTGCGCCGACGTCGTCACCCTGATCGAGATCCCCGGCGCCCTGGGGTTCCTCGGCACGGGCGAATGGGGCGCCGACATGCCCGGCATCCGTGACCTGGAGCCGCAGTACGTCGACCAGTACGGCAAGACGATCCCCGACGACGCGCTGTACGGCGAGCGGGCCGGCACCGACGTGAAGTACGTGCCGGTGATGTGGGTGACGTACTGGGGCTTCCGGCTGATGATCGGCCTGGGCGGCGTGGTCGCCTTCGGCGGTGTCGTCGCGCTGTGGCTGACCCGCAAGGGCACCGTGCCCCGATCTCCGTGGATCATGCGCCTGGCGCTGCTGGGCATCATCGCCCCGTTCGCGGCGAACATCGCCGGCTGGATCTTCACCGAACTCGGAAGGCAGCCCTTCGTCGTGGCGCCCAACCCCGACGCCACCGGCGTGGACGGCGTGTTCATGTTCACCGCCGCCGCGGTCTCGCCCGGGGTCACCGCCGGAGAAGTGCTGTTCTCGGTGATCACCCTCAGCGTCGTGTACGGGGTGATGCTCGTGATCGAGCTGTACCTGCTGGTGAAGTACGTGCGCGGGGGAGTGGCGGCATCCATGCCTGAGCTCTCGGCATCCGACGACACCGACGACCATCCTGACGGCCACCGCGACGACGTGCTCGCGTTCGCCTACTGA
- a CDS encoding BlaI/MecI/CopY family transcriptional regulator, with translation MTTLGELERAVMEALWDADGSRSAYDVQHRLEAEGRSLAVTTLLTVLSRLEKKGFVSSDRSARPHQYTAVSSRADHVAELMHTVLGDAGDRTAVLERFVGGVSNEDAAILRRLLGHSD, from the coding sequence ATGACAACGCTCGGAGAGCTGGAGCGCGCGGTGATGGAGGCGCTCTGGGATGCCGACGGCTCCCGCAGCGCCTATGACGTGCAGCACCGCCTTGAGGCCGAGGGCCGTTCTCTCGCCGTCACGACGCTGCTCACCGTGCTGTCCCGGCTGGAGAAGAAGGGCTTCGTCTCCTCCGATCGCTCGGCGCGCCCGCACCAGTACACGGCGGTCTCCTCGCGCGCCGATCACGTGGCCGAGCTGATGCACACCGTCCTCGGCGATGCCGGTGACCGCACCGCGGTACTCGAGCGCTTCGTCGGCGGGGTGTCGAACGAAGACGCCGCGATCCTGCGCCGACTGCTCGGGCACTCCGACTAG
- a CDS encoding M56 family metallopeptidase, producing the protein MAGGRSRRRLLDDRRARSGRFRGTARAPWLALIPAAGFTLYLLTHLAITIVQVTRLRHRHLALLEMLTSPHPTRARTRVIDDAVPVAYCLPRGARSVTVLSQGLLDRLDPDELVAVIAHERAHVEQRHDLLLLAFRAWRSALPWFPTAARAEVEVAALVEMLADDHARREVHDKVLARAILQVGASGVPGADQPVSGSTRVSDRFRRLAG; encoded by the coding sequence GTGGCAGGCGGTCGGTCTCGCCGGCGGCTTCTCGATGATCGGCGCGCTCGCTCTGGCCGGTTTCGCGGCACTGCCCGCGCACCCTGGCTCGCGCTCATCCCCGCCGCCGGTTTCACGCTCTACCTGCTCACACACCTCGCGATCACGATCGTGCAGGTCACGCGGCTGCGCCACCGCCATCTCGCCCTGCTCGAGATGCTCACCTCTCCGCATCCGACCCGCGCCCGCACCCGGGTGATCGACGATGCCGTGCCGGTCGCGTACTGCCTGCCGCGCGGCGCCCGGTCGGTCACGGTGCTGTCGCAGGGGCTGCTCGACCGGCTCGATCCCGATGAGCTGGTCGCGGTGATCGCCCACGAACGCGCACACGTCGAGCAGCGACACGACCTGCTGCTGCTGGCGTTCCGCGCATGGCGCTCGGCACTCCCCTGGTTCCCGACCGCGGCGCGTGCCGAAGTCGAGGTCGCGGCGCTGGTCGAGATGCTCGCCGACGACCACGCTCGCCGTGAGGTGCACGACAAGGTGCTGGCGCGCGCGATCCTGCAGGTGGGTGCCAGTGGCGTCCCCGGCGCCGATCAGCCGGTGTCGGGATCGACGCGCGTCAGCGACCGGTTCCGCCGCCTCGCCGGCTGA
- the cydC gene encoding thiol reductant ABC exporter subunit CydC gives MSAAPIPNDPWVAEAERARHAPGFRRPGLGPAPKRSVYLLGVLAASRAVGLVLIAEAVARGIAALAGEGLTPGATRVILLCGILGLLLRTGGEWAASVVARRIATIVKRDLRGRLWRRIAQGGGEGGGIAVLAADGLDDLDDYYVQTLPALVGTAVVPLVVGIRILGADWLSALVIVLTVPLVPLFMILIGKHTQQRTDAALTALTRLADHLTELARGLPVLVGLGRVDEQTRALDDIQSRYRRRTEETLRWAFLSSLALELIATLSVAVVAVVLGLRLLDRTMDLEPALIALILAPECFQALRDVGAAFHASQDGVSALDRTEALLAEPAKPDVRGDAAGTVSIARLRVQYAGRDSAALADLSAQLHGITAITGPSGAGKSTLLAALAGVLPADAEIAGEIRGIDPDAVAWAPQAPRAFAATPRAELAMYGGDLSALDELGLATLADAAVAELSPGELRRLAVARALARVDAGARLLVLDEPTAHLDPIAAQRVRDAVLRRAESCTIVFASHEAETLALADRCVPVQTEPAVARPGPAPLTGASAGHVALPAPGPGEQPTQAASAPVVAPGLPAGVPERSGRPQRGIRRLTLASLLLLHPRLWAASIGLGALAAGLAAALTAVSGWLIVRAGVEEYIMYLLVAIVGVRAFGIGRAAARYAERLVTHRAAFQVVDALRLCLWRSIAARGAGSRRLLEGGAPLDYLVTLADDLRDQLPRIVPPIGAGVLVIAGTITTTALVTPHLTLLVAAMLIVATGSAVLLAIRSERGAGSERVVARSAIVRGTSALASASADLRGNGVTDSALNELDVHADRLADAERRAAWSAGLGTAIVTAATTLLAVLVPLLSADSPAASASVIALLALAVLEPLAALVSSAQRMPALRALLDRLDPILQPAPAAGWGERNPDATQRLALDDVTIRYPGTAEPAVSGVSGATSRGRWLVLDGPSGSGKSTLLSAIMGALPLASGAVLADDVPLTALDERAWRDRVAWCPQDAYVFDSTLRGNLMLARSRGDAPDDVAMRDALNRAGLGALLNTLAEGLDTRVGAGGSALSGGERQRLAVARALLTRADVILLDEPTAHLDEPTAAAMMADLRTAGADRIVVLVTHRRADLRGDDTVVRLTGGIPAPLRPAPALR, from the coding sequence CGGCGGGGAGTGGGCGGCATCCGTCGTCGCGCGACGTATCGCGACGATCGTCAAGCGCGACCTGCGCGGCCGGCTCTGGCGGCGGATCGCGCAGGGAGGCGGCGAGGGTGGCGGCATCGCCGTGCTGGCCGCCGACGGGCTCGACGACCTCGACGACTACTACGTGCAGACCCTGCCGGCCCTGGTCGGCACCGCCGTCGTGCCGCTGGTGGTCGGCATCCGCATCCTCGGCGCCGACTGGCTGAGCGCTCTCGTCATCGTGCTCACCGTTCCGCTGGTGCCGCTGTTCATGATCCTCATCGGCAAGCACACCCAGCAGCGCACCGACGCGGCGCTCACCGCGCTCACCCGCCTGGCCGACCACCTCACCGAGCTCGCCCGTGGCCTTCCTGTGCTGGTCGGACTCGGGCGCGTGGACGAGCAGACCCGGGCACTCGATGACATCCAGAGTCGTTACCGGCGACGCACCGAGGAGACCCTGCGCTGGGCGTTCCTCTCCTCGCTCGCACTGGAGCTGATCGCCACGCTCTCGGTCGCCGTCGTCGCCGTCGTGCTGGGGCTGCGTCTGCTCGACCGCACGATGGACCTCGAACCGGCGCTGATCGCCCTGATCCTGGCACCGGAGTGCTTCCAGGCGCTGCGCGATGTCGGCGCCGCCTTCCACGCCTCGCAGGACGGGGTTTCGGCTCTCGATCGCACGGAGGCACTGCTCGCGGAGCCGGCGAAGCCCGATGTGCGCGGCGACGCGGCCGGGACGGTGAGCATCGCGCGACTGCGCGTGCAGTACGCCGGACGAGATTCGGCCGCGCTCGCAGACCTCAGCGCGCAGCTGCACGGCATCACCGCGATCACCGGCCCGAGCGGTGCAGGCAAATCGACTCTGCTGGCGGCACTCGCGGGCGTGCTGCCGGCGGATGCCGAGATCGCCGGCGAGATCCGTGGCATCGACCCGGATGCCGTCGCCTGGGCCCCGCAGGCGCCGCGCGCCTTCGCGGCGACGCCCCGTGCCGAGCTGGCCATGTACGGCGGTGACCTTTCCGCGCTCGACGAGCTGGGGCTGGCGACGCTCGCCGACGCCGCGGTCGCCGAGCTCAGCCCGGGGGAGCTGCGGCGGCTCGCCGTCGCGCGCGCCCTGGCGCGGGTGGATGCCGGCGCACGGCTGCTGGTGCTGGACGAGCCGACCGCGCATCTGGACCCGATCGCCGCGCAGCGGGTGCGCGATGCCGTGCTCCGTCGCGCGGAGTCCTGCACGATCGTCTTCGCCAGTCATGAGGCCGAGACTCTGGCCCTCGCCGATCGGTGCGTGCCCGTGCAGACCGAACCCGCCGTGGCTCGGCCCGGCCCGGCGCCGCTCACGGGCGCTTCCGCGGGGCACGTCGCGCTGCCGGCGCCCGGGCCCGGTGAACAGCCGACGCAGGCAGCCTCAGCGCCGGTGGTCGCGCCCGGACTGCCGGCAGGCGTGCCCGAGCGATCCGGGCGGCCGCAGCGCGGCATCCGTCGCCTCACTCTCGCCTCGCTGCTGCTCCTGCACCCACGATTGTGGGCGGCATCGATCGGGCTCGGCGCACTGGCGGCCGGGCTGGCCGCCGCACTCACCGCGGTCTCGGGCTGGCTCATCGTACGTGCCGGTGTCGAGGAGTACATCATGTATCTGCTCGTCGCCATCGTCGGCGTGCGCGCCTTCGGCATCGGGCGCGCTGCGGCCCGCTACGCCGAACGGCTGGTCACCCACCGTGCTGCATTCCAGGTCGTCGACGCGCTGCGCCTGTGTCTGTGGCGGTCCATCGCCGCCCGCGGCGCCGGATCGCGCCGTCTGCTCGAGGGCGGTGCGCCCCTGGACTACCTCGTGACGCTGGCTGACGATCTGCGCGATCAGCTGCCGCGCATCGTTCCTCCGATCGGGGCGGGCGTCCTGGTGATCGCCGGCACCATCACGACCACGGCTCTGGTCACACCGCACCTCACGCTTCTCGTCGCGGCAATGCTGATCGTCGCGACCGGCTCGGCAGTGCTGCTCGCCATCCGCAGTGAGCGTGGCGCCGGATCGGAGCGCGTCGTGGCACGCTCGGCGATCGTCCGCGGCACCTCGGCGCTGGCATCCGCGTCCGCCGACCTGCGCGGCAACGGCGTGACGGACTCCGCCCTGAATGAGCTCGACGTCCACGCCGACCGGCTCGCCGACGCCGAGCGGCGCGCCGCCTGGTCGGCGGGCCTCGGCACCGCGATCGTCACCGCGGCGACCACCCTGCTGGCCGTGCTCGTGCCGTTGCTCTCGGCGGACAGTCCCGCGGCATCCGCCTCGGTCATCGCGCTGCTCGCCCTTGCCGTGCTCGAGCCGCTCGCAGCGCTCGTCTCGTCGGCTCAGCGGATGCCGGCGCTGCGTGCGCTGCTGGACCGCCTCGACCCGATCCTGCAGCCCGCTCCTGCCGCCGGGTGGGGCGAGCGGAATCCGGATGCCACGCAGCGGCTCGCCCTCGACGATGTGACCATCCGCTATCCGGGGACCGCGGAACCCGCGGTCAGCGGTGTCTCGGGCGCGACGTCGCGCGGCCGCTGGCTCGTGCTCGACGGGCCCTCCGGATCGGGGAAGTCGACGCTGCTCTCGGCCATCATGGGTGCCCTGCCATTGGCGTCCGGTGCCGTCCTCGCCGATGACGTGCCGTTGACCGCTCTCGACGAACGTGCGTGGCGCGACCGCGTGGCCTGGTGCCCGCAAGACGCCTACGTGTTCGATTCGACGCTGCGCGGGAACCTCATGCTGGCGCGCTCACGCGGCGACGCACCGGACGATGTGGCCATGCGGGATGCGCTGAATCGAGCCGGGCTGGGCGCCCTGCTGAACACCCTCGCCGAGGGGCTGGACACGCGCGTCGGCGCCGGGGGCTCAGCCCTGTCGGGCGGGGAGCGCCAGCGTCTGGCGGTCGCCCGGGCCCTGCTCACCCGCGCCGATGTCATCCTGCTCGATGAGCCGACCGCGCACCTGGATGAGCCCACCGCTGCGGCGATGATGGCGGATCTCCGCACCGCGGGGGCCGATCGGATCGTCGTGCTGGTCACGCACCGGCGCGCCGACCTTCGCGGCGATGACACGGTCGTGCGGCTGACCGGTGGCATCCCGGCTCCCCTGCGGCCGGCGCCAGCGCTGCGCTGA